One window of Sphingomonas sp. KC8 genomic DNA carries:
- a CDS encoding MlaD family protein translates to METRSNHILVGSVVLALLAAVLIFTVWLARLSGGDEQQFDIFFKQSVDGLAKGSAVTFSGVPVGQVKGIMLMPAQPEFVRVRISVKDDVPVLQGTTATIGGVGFTGVSQINLDGAIKGQPPITCPSGDSGAQCPYGVPVIPTKPGALGELLNSAPQLMERLSTLTERMGELLNDKNQKSLAAILANLERLSGSLANRGPELEGVLADTRVAIRQAGVAAQQIGQLADTTNSNLQPIAADLRRTVQSADRSMAALEGAISDARPGLKAFSTQTIPEVSQLVRDLTDMSEALTGVATKLDRGGAGAVLGGNKLPEYKPK, encoded by the coding sequence ATGGAAACCCGCTCGAACCATATTCTTGTCGGCAGCGTCGTTCTGGCGCTGCTTGCGGCGGTTTTGATCTTCACCGTCTGGCTTGCCCGGCTTTCGGGGGGTGACGAACAGCAGTTCGATATCTTCTTCAAGCAATCGGTGGACGGGCTGGCCAAGGGATCGGCCGTCACCTTTTCCGGCGTGCCGGTGGGGCAGGTGAAGGGGATCATGCTGATGCCCGCCCAGCCCGAATTTGTCCGCGTGCGGATATCGGTGAAGGATGACGTGCCGGTTCTGCAAGGCACCACCGCCACCATCGGCGGAGTGGGGTTCACCGGCGTCAGCCAGATCAACCTCGATGGCGCGATCAAGGGCCAGCCGCCGATCACCTGTCCCAGCGGGGATAGCGGCGCGCAATGCCCTTATGGCGTGCCGGTGATCCCGACCAAGCCGGGGGCGCTGGGCGAACTGCTCAACAGCGCGCCGCAACTGATGGAACGCCTGTCGACCCTGACCGAACGGATGGGCGAACTGCTCAACGACAAGAACCAGAAATCGCTGGCGGCGATCCTCGCCAATCTCGAACGGCTGAGCGGATCGCTGGCCAATCGCGGGCCGGAACTGGAAGGCGTGCTGGCCGATACGCGGGTGGCGATCCGGCAGGCCGGTGTTGCAGCCCAGCAGATCGGCCAGCTGGCGGACACCACCAACAGCAATCTCCAGCCGATCGCCGCCGATCTGCGCCGCACGGTCCAGTCGGCGGATCGCAGCATGGCGGCGCTGGAAGGCGCGATCAGCGATGCCCGGCCCGGCCTCAAGGCCTTTTCCACCCAGACAATCCCGGAAGTCAGCCAGCTCGTTCGCGATCTGACCGATATGTCGGAAGCGCTGACCGGCGTCGCTACCAAGCTCGATCGCGGTGGCGCCGGCGCGGTGCTGGGTGGCAACAAGCTTCCGGAATATAAACCGAAATGA
- a CDS encoding ABC-type transport auxiliary lipoprotein family protein, producing MKPHPLLIAAALLPLSACVSFGEKPPATLMTLTAATSLPAGPVAQAKDGQAVTVLPPTVPQALNVLRVPVQTGPTSIAYLKDAQWVEAPNRLFRNLLAETIGAKTGRPVLDLRQYSLAPGIRLTGRLQQFGLDAPSRQVVVVYDASLARGNGDVQTRRFEARVAVSAENAPTVAAALNSAANQVAGEVAEWIGA from the coding sequence ATGAAACCGCACCCCCTGCTTATCGCGGCGGCGTTGCTGCCGCTTTCCGCCTGCGTCAGCTTTGGTGAAAAGCCACCGGCGACGCTGATGACATTGACCGCGGCGACCAGCCTGCCGGCCGGGCCGGTGGCACAGGCGAAGGATGGACAGGCGGTGACGGTGCTGCCGCCCACCGTGCCGCAGGCGCTGAACGTGCTGCGCGTGCCGGTGCAGACCGGGCCGACATCGATCGCCTATCTGAAAGATGCGCAGTGGGTGGAGGCGCCGAACCGGCTGTTCCGCAACCTGCTGGCCGAAACGATCGGCGCGAAAACCGGGCGCCCGGTGCTCGACCTGCGGCAATATTCGCTGGCGCCGGGTATCCGGCTGACCGGGCGGCTCCAGCAATTCGGCCTCGACGCGCCGAGCCGGCAGGTGGTGGTGGTCTATGACGCCAGTCTGGCGCGCGGCAATGGCGACGTGCAGACCCGCAGGTTCGAAGCGCGTGTGGCCGTATCGGCGGAAAATGCGCCGACAGTGGCAGCCGCGCTCAACAGCGCCGCCAATCAGGTTGCAGGCGAAGTGGCGGAGTGGATCGGCGCCTGA
- a CDS encoding response regulator — protein MGETTAPAGAERATGRDILVVDDNPTNLMVIGRRLSRLGFCTMLCSDGPAALDLLQSRAFDLVLLDMKLRGVSGLATLREIRATPRTADIPVLMMTARSDSGGAVAALAEGADDHVAKPFDFDVLAARIDRLLIRARTVSELRRTNATLDARITDRAMELGEIRSLLDEALADRARLAASLSAMEHQMRQVAL, from the coding sequence ATGGGCGAAACAACAGCACCGGCGGGGGCCGAACGGGCCACCGGACGCGATATTCTGGTGGTCGACGACAATCCCACCAACCTGATGGTGATCGGACGCCGCCTCAGCCGGCTCGGCTTTTGCACCATGTTATGTTCGGACGGCCCGGCAGCGCTCGATCTGCTGCAAAGCCGGGCGTTCGATCTGGTCCTGCTCGATATGAAGCTGCGCGGTGTTTCGGGCCTGGCCACCCTGCGCGAAATTCGCGCGACGCCGCGCACCGCCGACATTCCGGTGCTGATGATGACGGCGCGCAGCGATTCCGGCGGGGCGGTGGCGGCCCTGGCCGAAGGGGCGGACGATCATGTCGCCAAGCCGTTCGATTTCGATGTGCTGGCCGCCCGGATCGATCGCCTGCTGATACGCGCCCGCACCGTCAGCGAATTGCGCCGCACCAACGCGACGCTCGATGCCCGGATCACCGATCGCGCGATGGAACTGGGCGAAATACGGTCGCTGCTGGACGAAGCACTGGCCGATCGCGCGCGCCTTGCCGCATCGCTCAGCGCGATGGAGCATCAGATGCGGCAGGTCGCCCTCTAA
- the ppc gene encoding phosphoenolpyruvate carboxylase produces MTASAPITQNPDIRFLGRLLGDVIRAYGGEALFRRIEYIRSASVDRHRGIGAADAVDPGLDALSLDDTLAFVRGFMLFSMLANLAEDRQGIAVEPGADVAQALARLEAEGIGKDRAQALLAEALVAPVLTAHPTEVRRKSIIDHRNRIAELMALRDMGRTETDNGELVDEAIYRQIALLWQTRPLRRERLYVADEVETALAYLRDIFLPVIPALHARWERALGQRPASFLRPGSWIGGDRDGNPNVTADSLRLALGRSGEAVLAHYLDLLHGLGAELSISTELADVTADVLALAERGGDNAASRSDEPYRRAITGIYARLAATYRVLVGRAPPRPASFAAEPYADPAALRADLAAIAHALATSGKGALSGGGGLGRLIRAVETFGFHLATLDLRQNADVHERVVAELLRVAGVAADYRALDENARVALLRRELANARPLASPYAAYSAETASELAIAHAAAEAHARYGPAAITTYIISKAESVSDLLEVHILLKEAGLYRPGSVDDGAPPSAAIMVVPLFETIGDLEAAAEVMTAWFGLPEAAAITGTRGHQEVMVGYSDSNKDGGYLTSAWSLHQASRALAPVFAKAGAAMQLFHGRGGAVGRGGGSSFAAIRAQPPGTVAGRIRITEQGEVIAAKYGTRESAVANLEAMASATLLASLEPPQLAERDYARFASAMTRLSGTAFRAYRDLVYDTDGFRSFFRQLTPIAEIADLKIGSRPASRTQGDRIEDLRAIPWVFSWAQARVMLPGWYGVGQAIDRFDDPGLLREMVDGWPFLQATLANLEMVLAKSDMGLAGHYVALVEDRAVGQAIFGRIRDGWHRTRDGLLAITQQSRLLERNPALDHSIRLRLPYIEPLNHLQIELLKRHRAGEDDPRIREGIQLSINAIATALRNSG; encoded by the coding sequence ATGACTGCTTCCGCCCCGATCACGCAGAACCCGGACATTCGCTTTCTCGGCCGCCTGCTCGGCGATGTCATCCGCGCTTATGGCGGCGAAGCCCTGTTCCGCCGGATCGAATATATCCGGTCCGCATCGGTGGATCGCCATCGCGGCATTGGGGCGGCCGATGCGGTGGACCCGGGCCTCGATGCGCTCAGCCTTGATGACACCCTGGCCTTCGTGCGCGGGTTCATGCTGTTTTCGATGCTCGCCAACCTTGCCGAAGATCGTCAGGGCATCGCCGTCGAGCCGGGCGCCGATGTCGCGCAGGCGCTGGCCCGGCTGGAAGCGGAAGGGATCGGCAAGGATCGCGCCCAGGCCCTGCTGGCCGAAGCGCTGGTCGCCCCGGTGCTGACCGCGCACCCCACCGAAGTGCGCCGCAAATCGATCATCGATCATCGCAACCGTATCGCCGAACTGATGGCGCTTCGCGATATGGGCCGCACCGAAACCGACAATGGCGAATTGGTGGACGAAGCCATCTATCGCCAGATCGCCTTGCTCTGGCAAACCCGGCCGCTGCGCCGCGAACGGCTCTATGTGGCGGACGAGGTGGAAACCGCGCTCGCTTATCTGCGCGATATCTTCCTGCCGGTGATCCCCGCGCTCCACGCCCGCTGGGAACGCGCGCTCGGCCAGCGCCCGGCCAGCTTTCTGCGTCCCGGCAGCTGGATCGGCGGCGATCGCGACGGCAATCCCAACGTAACAGCGGATTCATTGCGGCTGGCGCTCGGCCGATCCGGCGAAGCGGTGCTCGCGCATTATCTCGACCTGCTTCACGGGCTGGGCGCCGAACTGTCGATTTCGACCGAACTGGCCGACGTCACGGCCGATGTGCTGGCGCTGGCCGAACGCGGCGGCGATAACGCCGCCAGCCGCAGCGACGAACCCTATCGCCGCGCGATCACCGGCATCTATGCGCGGCTGGCCGCCACCTATCGCGTGCTGGTCGGGCGGGCGCCGCCGCGTCCCGCCTCGTTCGCGGCCGAACCCTATGCCGATCCGGCGGCCTTGCGCGCCGATCTCGCCGCGATCGCCCATGCACTGGCGACAAGTGGCAAGGGCGCGCTTTCAGGCGGCGGCGGGCTTGGTCGGCTGATCCGCGCGGTCGAAACCTTCGGCTTTCACCTCGCCACGCTCGATCTGCGCCAGAATGCCGACGTCCATGAACGGGTGGTTGCCGAACTGCTCCGGGTTGCCGGGGTGGCGGCCGATTATCGTGCGCTGGACGAAAATGCCCGCGTCGCCCTGCTCCGCCGCGAACTGGCGAACGCGCGGCCACTGGCCAGCCCCTACGCTGCCTATTCGGCCGAAACCGCATCCGAACTGGCGATTGCCCACGCCGCCGCCGAAGCCCACGCCCGCTACGGCCCGGCCGCGATCACCACCTATATCATTTCCAAGGCGGAAAGCGTGTCGGACCTCTTGGAAGTCCACATCCTGCTGAAGGAAGCCGGGCTGTACCGCCCCGGCAGCGTGGATGACGGCGCCCCGCCCAGCGCCGCGATCATGGTGGTGCCGCTGTTCGAAACGATCGGCGATCTCGAAGCCGCAGCCGAGGTCATGACCGCATGGTTCGGGCTGCCCGAGGCGGCCGCGATCACCGGCACGCGCGGCCATCAGGAGGTGATGGTCGGCTATTCGGATTCGAACAAGGATGGCGGCTACCTGACTTCGGCATGGAGCCTCCATCAGGCCAGCCGCGCGCTGGCCCCGGTATTCGCAAAGGCCGGCGCGGCGATGCAGTTGTTCCACGGCCGGGGCGGCGCCGTCGGGCGCGGTGGCGGTTCGTCCTTCGCGGCGATCCGCGCGCAGCCACCCGGCACCGTCGCCGGCCGCATCCGCATCACCGAACAGGGCGAGGTGATCGCCGCCAAATATGGCACGCGCGAAAGCGCCGTCGCCAATCTCGAAGCGATGGCATCGGCCACCCTGCTCGCCAGCCTTGAACCGCCGCAACTGGCCGAAAGGGATTATGCGCGCTTTGCCAGTGCGATGACGCGGCTGTCCGGCACCGCGTTCCGCGCCTATCGCGATCTCGTTTATGATACCGATGGTTTTCGCAGCTTCTTCCGCCAGTTGACGCCGATCGCCGAAATCGCGGACCTCAAGATCGGATCGCGCCCCGCCAGCCGCACGCAAGGCGACCGGATCGAAGATCTGCGCGCCATCCCGTGGGTCTTTTCCTGGGCGCAGGCACGGGTGATGCTGCCCGGCTGGTATGGCGTCGGGCAGGCGATCGACCGCTTCGACGATCCGGGCTTGCTGCGTGAAATGGTCGATGGCTGGCCGTTCCTGCAGGCGACGCTGGCAAATCTGGAAATGGTGCTCGCCAAATCCGACATGGGACTGGCCGGCCATTATGTCGCGCTGGTCGAAGACAGGGCCGTCGGGCAGGCGATTTTCGGCCGTATCCGCGATGGCTGGCACAGGACGCGCGATGGCCTGCTGGCGATCACGCAGCAGAGCCGCCTGCTCGAAAGGAATCCCGCGCTCGACCATTCGATCCGGCTGCGGCTGCCCTATATCGAGCCGCTCAACCATCTGCAGATCGAACTGCTCAAGCGTCATCGCGCCGGCGAAGATGATCCGCGCATCCGCGAAGGCATCCAGCTTTCGATCAACGCCATCGCCACCGCATTGCGCAACAGCGGGTAG
- the gloB gene encoding hydroxyacylglutathione hydrolase — protein sequence MIEIVRIPVLSDNYVWLAHDAASGETAVIDPAVAEPVLAAADARGWRITQIWNTHWHPDHTGGNAAIRQATGCTITGPAAEAERIPTLDRQVGDGDRVHLGAVVADVIAVPAHTAGHIAFHLPTEQAAFVGDTLFAMGCGRLFEGTPADMFANMRRLEALPPETAVYCAHEYTQSNGRYALVAEPDNAALIARMADVDAARSRNEPTVPTTIALERATNPFMRARSIAELAERRAAKDAFRG from the coding sequence ATGATCGAAATCGTCCGCATTCCCGTTCTTTCCGACAATTATGTCTGGCTGGCACATGATGCGGCCAGCGGCGAAACGGCGGTGATCGATCCCGCCGTGGCCGAACCCGTGCTGGCGGCCGCGGACGCGCGCGGCTGGCGGATCACGCAGATCTGGAACACCCACTGGCACCCCGATCACACCGGCGGCAACGCCGCGATCCGGCAAGCCACCGGCTGCACCATCACCGGCCCGGCGGCGGAGGCCGAACGCATCCCCACGCTCGACCGGCAGGTTGGTGACGGCGATCGCGTCCACCTCGGCGCGGTGGTGGCCGACGTGATCGCCGTGCCCGCGCATACCGCCGGCCACATCGCCTTCCATCTGCCCACCGAACAGGCGGCCTTCGTCGGCGACACGCTGTTCGCGATGGGATGCGGGCGCTTGTTCGAAGGCACGCCCGCCGACATGTTCGCCAATATGCGCCGCCTGGAAGCGCTGCCGCCCGAAACAGCGGTTTATTGCGCGCACGAATATACCCAGTCGAACGGGCGCTATGCGCTGGTGGCCGAACCCGACAATGCCGCATTGATCGCGCGCATGGCCGACGTCGATGCCGCGCGCAGCCGCAATGAACCGACCGTGCCCACCACGATCGCACTGGAACGCGCCACCAACCCGTTCATGCGCGCGCGCAGCATCGCCGAACTGGCCGAACGGCGCGCCGCCAAGGATGCGTTTCGCGGCTAG
- a CDS encoding NAD(P)H-dependent flavin oxidoreductase, with protein sequence MVAASAFLGRLGSAHPILLAPMAGAGGVGLAAGAMAGGAVGALPAALLTPDALRAQVDDLRARASGPININFFCHRLDAAPDESAWQALLAPYYAEFHVGPPAIPPPLRAPFDAAMADLVTELRPEIVSFHFGLPDAPLLTQVRDSGALILSSATSVAEARWLAAHGIDAVIAQGWEAGGHAGRFLGGDPAAHMGLFALLPQIVDAIDLPVIAAGGIADGRGIAAAMLLGASAVQIGTAFLACPESLIHEPHRAALGSAAAERTVFTNLFTGGLARGIPNRLMDALGPVRAEAPPFPHASGALSRLRTEDSAGFGSLWAGQAAPLVRPMPAKMLAEHLAADALALIGRTGKGWPA encoded by the coding sequence ATGGTAGCCGCATCCGCCTTTCTCGGGCGGCTCGGTTCCGCCCACCCCATCCTGCTGGCGCCGATGGCCGGGGCGGGCGGGGTCGGGCTGGCGGCCGGGGCGATGGCGGGGGGCGCCGTGGGCGCATTGCCCGCCGCCCTCCTTACCCCCGACGCATTGCGCGCCCAGGTGGATGACCTGCGCGCCCGCGCCAGCGGCCCGATCAACATCAATTTCTTCTGCCACCGGCTGGATGCCGCCCCCGACGAAAGCGCGTGGCAGGCGCTTTTGGCGCCCTATTATGCCGAATTTCATGTCGGCCCGCCCGCCATTCCGCCGCCACTGCGCGCGCCGTTCGATGCGGCGATGGCCGATCTCGTCACCGAATTGCGCCCCGAAATCGTCAGCTTCCATTTCGGCCTGCCCGACGCCCCCCTGCTGACGCAGGTGCGCGACAGCGGCGCGCTGATCCTGTCCAGCGCGACCAGCGTTGCCGAGGCGCGCTGGCTTGCCGCGCACGGCATCGACGCGGTGATCGCCCAAGGCTGGGAAGCCGGCGGCCATGCCGGCCGTTTCCTGGGCGGCGATCCGGCCGCGCATATGGGCCTGTTCGCACTGCTGCCCCAGATCGTCGACGCGATCGACCTGCCGGTGATCGCCGCCGGCGGCATCGCCGATGGACGCGGGATCGCCGCCGCGATGCTGCTGGGGGCAAGCGCGGTGCAGATCGGCACCGCCTTCCTCGCCTGCCCCGAAAGCCTGATCCATGAACCCCATCGCGCGGCGCTGGGCAGTGCAGCGGCCGAACGCACCGTGTTCACCAACCTGTTCACCGGCGGGCTGGCGCGCGGCATTCCCAACCGGCTGATGGACGCGCTGGGGCCGGTTCGCGCCGAAGCCCCGCCTTTTCCCCACGCCAGCGGCGCGCTATCCCGCCTGCGGACCGAGGACTCCGCCGGCTTCGGCTCCCTATGGGCCGGGCAGGCCGCGCCACTGGTACGGCCCATGCCCGCCAAGATGCTGGCCGAACATCTCGCCGCCGATGCGCTTGCGCTGATCGGCCGAACCGGCAAGGGCTGGCCCGCATGA
- a CDS encoding VOC family protein: MKYLHTMIRVSDPAATIRFFELLGLKEVGRQDNEAGRFTLIFLAAPGDEGAQVELTHNWDEAGYDGGRNFGHLAYRVENIYEVCQRLMDAGVTINRPPRDGHMAFVRTPDAISIELLQDGHLPPQEPWASMPNTGTW; this comes from the coding sequence ATGAAATATCTCCACACCATGATCCGCGTGTCCGATCCGGCCGCGACGATTCGCTTCTTCGAACTGCTCGGCCTCAAGGAAGTCGGCCGCCAGGACAATGAAGCCGGCCGCTTCACCCTGATTTTCCTGGCCGCGCCCGGCGATGAAGGCGCGCAGGTCGAACTCACGCATAACTGGGACGAAGCCGGCTATGATGGCGGGCGCAATTTCGGCCACCTCGCCTATCGGGTGGAAAATATCTACGAGGTCTGCCAGCGGCTGATGGACGCCGGGGTGACGATCAACCGCCCGCCGCGCGACGGCCATATGGCGTTCGTCCGCACGCCCGACGCGATTTCGATCGAACTGCTGCAGGACGGCCATCTGCCGCCCCAGGAACCATGGGCATCGATGCCCAATACGGGGACATGGTAG
- a CDS encoding methyl-accepting chemotaxis protein — protein MTRSAELDSLHLRGLRLLAIGGWASTLALVILTWSLAAPNGRTAMILSVLINLLPSLAVVRQQHDMAARGAVAVMAALQPALFVYVLQDHAWQMDLHMYFFVAMAALAMLCDWRPIAICAAIIAVHHLVLQIFAPGLVFNGTDNAARVPIHALAVLLQFLALAYVTIRLRTLILDQSAARLESEMLAADAEAARGRAEVAQAQSEKALETARAAESRATEAQAAREAAQREAATARKAELMALAAAFENSVSGVTHAVGTEAARLAGAARNLNGLARETGRQAADVASAATQATAAAEAVAASVADLSRSITDIADNVSQQVALGSTAERNSTASDGAVRKLSTQATNIGEFVNMIQAVAAQTNMLALNATIEAARAGDAGRGFAVVAGEVKALATRTENAATEITGLITTVHAGTRQAESALHDVSTAVAALSEASAGISTSIEEQRRTARAIEGNAADTAAGANDMAIRITLVADAASSAQRVSHDVEEAAGALMANATTLEQVTARFIAQLRAA, from the coding sequence ATGACACGCAGCGCCGAACTCGATTCGCTTCACCTGCGCGGCCTGCGCCTGCTCGCCATCGGCGGCTGGGCATCGACGCTCGCGCTGGTGATCCTCACATGGAGCCTGGCTGCGCCCAACGGCCGGACGGCCATGATCCTGTCCGTCCTGATCAACCTGCTGCCGTCGCTCGCCGTCGTCCGCCAGCAGCATGACATGGCCGCGCGGGGCGCCGTGGCGGTCATGGCCGCGCTCCAGCCGGCGCTGTTCGTCTATGTCCTCCAGGATCACGCCTGGCAGATGGACCTGCACATGTACTTCTTTGTCGCGATGGCCGCGCTGGCCATGCTGTGCGACTGGCGGCCGATCGCGATCTGCGCGGCGATCATCGCCGTCCACCACCTCGTGCTGCAAATCTTCGCGCCCGGCCTGGTGTTCAACGGCACCGACAATGCCGCGCGCGTGCCGATCCACGCCTTGGCGGTGCTGCTGCAATTCCTGGCGCTGGCTTATGTCACCATCCGGCTGCGCACCCTGATCCTCGATCAAAGCGCCGCGCGCCTCGAAAGCGAAATGTTAGCCGCCGATGCCGAAGCCGCGCGTGGCCGGGCAGAAGTCGCACAGGCCCAATCCGAAAAAGCGCTGGAAACCGCCCGCGCCGCCGAAAGCCGCGCCACCGAAGCCCAGGCAGCACGCGAGGCCGCCCAGCGTGAGGCCGCCACCGCGCGTAAAGCCGAACTGATGGCGCTTGCCGCCGCGTTCGAAAATTCGGTTTCCGGCGTGACCCACGCAGTCGGCACGGAGGCGGCACGGCTCGCAGGGGCCGCCCGCAACCTCAACGGCCTTGCCCGCGAAACCGGGAGGCAGGCGGCCGATGTCGCATCCGCCGCGACACAGGCGACCGCCGCGGCCGAAGCCGTCGCCGCCAGCGTCGCCGATCTGTCGCGCTCGATCACCGACATTGCCGATAATGTGAGCCAGCAGGTCGCGCTCGGTTCCACAGCCGAACGCAACTCCACCGCCAGCGACGGCGCCGTCCGTAAACTGTCCACCCAGGCGACGAACATCGGCGAGTTCGTCAACATGATCCAGGCCGTTGCCGCACAAACCAACATGCTTGCGCTGAACGCCACGATCGAAGCGGCGCGCGCCGGGGATGCCGGGCGCGGCTTTGCCGTGGTGGCCGGCGAGGTCAAGGCGCTGGCCACGCGCACCGAAAACGCCGCCACGGAAATCACCGGGCTGATCACCACCGTCCATGCCGGCACCCGTCAGGCCGAAAGCGCGTTGCACGATGTTTCCACCGCGGTGGCCGCCTTGTCCGAGGCATCCGCCGGGATCAGCACGTCGATCGAGGAACAGCGGCGCACCGCCCGCGCAATCGAAGGCAATGCCGCCGACACGGCCGCCGGCGCCAACGACATGGCCATCCGTATCACCCTGGTCGCCGACGCGGCGTCATCGGCGCAGCGCGTGTCCCATGATGTCGAGGAAGCCGCCGGCGCGCTGATGGCGAACGCCACGACGCTCGAACAGGTCACCGCCCGGTTCATCGCCCAGTTGCGCGCGGCCTGA
- a CDS encoding UrcA family protein encodes MFTNFARSTFCAALSVAAAATTVLATAPASAQSTVRSQEVRFADLDLTSAAGVTALDQRIDRATRSVCGVNGARTLQEITDARRCQKIALSDVTPRVQFAVAQARSNQGYASNEVKVRSGR; translated from the coding sequence ATGTTCACGAATTTCGCACGTTCCACCTTCTGCGCGGCCCTCAGCGTGGCTGCTGCCGCAACGACCGTGCTCGCAACCGCCCCTGCATCGGCCCAGTCCACGGTCCGCTCGCAAGAGGTTCGATTCGCCGATCTCGACCTGACATCGGCGGCCGGCGTGACGGCGCTGGACCAGCGGATCGACCGGGCCACCCGTTCGGTTTGCGGTGTCAACGGCGCCCGCACGCTTCAGGAAATCACCGATGCGCGGCGCTGCCAGAAGATCGCGTTGAGCGATGTTACGCCACGGGTTCAGTTCGCGGTGGCCCAGGCGCGCAGTAACCAGGGTTATGCCAGCAACGAGGTCAAGGTCCGTTCCGGCCGTTAA
- a CDS encoding LytR/AlgR family response regulator transcription factor, with protein MPVDSAPERSLRTLVVDDEPLAIERLQILCAQTAGIDLIGTATDGEAALRLVDALKPDLLLCDIAMPGLDGMGVAKALEARADRPAIIFCTAFDQFAVAAFDVAAVDYLLKPVSGDRLAKAVARVQEKMQAPQANVAATDWLDEFWVPHRSEMIRIAATDIERIEAERDYMRLHIGPRNFLLHQTISELERRLDPERFIRLHRSTIVRRDQIAKLRHDGLGVWHADLADGTEIRIGRTYLPAAKALAGR; from the coding sequence ATGCCTGTTGATAGCGCGCCGGAACGGTCGCTGCGCACGCTTGTCGTCGATGATGAACCACTGGCGATCGAACGGCTGCAGATATTGTGCGCCCAAACCGCCGGGATCGATCTGATCGGCACCGCCACCGATGGCGAAGCGGCGCTCCGGCTGGTCGATGCGCTCAAGCCCGATCTGCTGCTGTGCGATATCGCCATGCCGGGGCTGGATGGCATGGGCGTCGCCAAGGCGCTGGAGGCGCGCGCCGATCGCCCGGCGATCATCTTCTGCACCGCGTTCGATCAGTTCGCGGTCGCCGCCTTCGATGTTGCCGCGGTCGATTATCTGCTGAAACCGGTGTCGGGCGATCGCCTCGCCAAGGCGGTCGCGCGGGTTCAGGAAAAAATGCAGGCGCCGCAGGCGAATGTTGCCGCAACCGATTGGCTGGACGAATTCTGGGTGCCGCATCGTTCCGAAATGATCCGCATCGCCGCCACCGATATCGAACGGATCGAAGCCGAACGCGATTATATGCGGCTGCATATCGGGCCGCGCAACTTCCTCCTGCACCAGACGATCAGCGAACTCGAACGACGGCTCGATCCCGAACGGTTCATCCGCCTCCACCGATCAACCATCGTCCGGCGCGATCAGATCGCCAAGCTGCGGCATGACGGGCTGGGCGTGTGGCACGCCGACCTGGCCGACGGCACCGAAATCCGCATCGGCCGCACCTATCTTCCTGCCGCCAAGGCGCTGGCCGGCCGCTGA